Below is a window of Mucilaginibacter ginkgonis DNA.
ACCTTTATCGTTAAAATGTTTCTTGATTATGGCAGTAGTAGTACTTAGTAGGTTCTCGTTAACGATCTTACCAGTCTTGTCATTCAGTTTTTTCTGAACATCTTCTACGTCGCCCTTTTTTAAGCCCAATAAATGCAGACGCGATAAGTGAGGGCGCTCGGTGATTACAATATCAAAGTATACCGTATCGCCGTTCATTCTGGCAATATTTAATTGCACGTCGTCAAACAATCCTTGCGACCAAAGGTTACGTATAACGTTTGCAGAAGCTTCGCCTGGGAGGTTGATCTTATCGCCTTTGTTGAGTTTTGATATTTGTATCAATACATCCTTGTCGAGGTTTTGCGCGCCTACGATGTTGATACCGCCAATAATATAATCTTTTGGGTTAAGGTAACTTAAACTATCAGCCGGGAGTGATCTGCTTAGCGCCGGCTGCCGCTGTGGAGCTACTTGTGCAAAAGCCGCAGTGCCGAAAAGAACAAAAAGAAGTGCAAAAAAGAGTTTATTCATCCGAATATTTGACTGGGCTAAAATTAGTTTAATCAGTTGTTAAAAATTGTTAAATGTAAAATTAATTGACCTGCTCGCTGGTTTTACCGAAACGGCGCTCGCGCTTTTGATAGTCTAAAAGCGCCTCAAAAAAATCTTCGCGCTTAAAGTCGGGCCATAGTTTAGGGGTGAAATACAATTCGGCATAAGCTATCTGCCATAGCAAGAAATTACTGATACGGTATTCGCCGCTGGTGCGAATCAGAAGTTCCGGATCGGGGATTTCTGAGGTGTATAAATTCTCTGAAAAGACAGCGTCAGTAATATCGTCAGCTTTTAACTCACCACTTTCGGCCTTTGCAGCAATGCGTTTGGTTGCCATTAATATTTCATCGCGCGAACTATAGCTTATTGCCAATACTAACGTTAAGCCGGTATTACTAGCTGTTTTGCTGATGGCATTATTAAGTTCCTTGATTGACCGTTTAGGCAGCATACCTGCATCGCCTATCATCAGCATACGCACATTGTTGGTCATCATGTTGGGCAGTTCTTTGGTGAGTGCCGACACAATGAGTTCCATAATGGCGTTTACTTCATATTTTGGGCGGTTCCAATTTTCTGAAGAGAAAGTGTAGAGAGTAAGGAATTTAACCCCGGCATCATCAGCAGCTTCAACCGCTTCGCTTACAGAACTAATGCCGTTGTGATGGCCAAAAACGCGCAATTTGCCTTTACTCTTTGCCCACCGACCATTGCCATCCATTATAATGGCTACATGTTGCGGCACGCGCGTTTTATCTATTTGTTCTAAATAATCCATCTTAACCGGGGAAGGCTGATAAGCCCTTGCCAGACCCGAAATTTGCTGCGTGATTCATCAACTTATAAACCTAGCATCGTTATGCAAACCTCAAATTTTCAGGGTACAAAGGTAAAACTTCCTTTGATTTTTTTTATTATAAGTTGGCAAAGAAATAAATGTCCCTTCCCCGGTATCACCGTATGAAATCTGAATTCCTTCCTATCGAAGGTATGTAGCGCGATTGTATGCTTTAAAGATGCATACGCATGGCAGTTTCCATAATTTTTAGAAACATTTTACTAGGACTTACGGGAACTCTGGCGAAGATCTGTCCCCGTCGGCGCTTTCAACAATTACCGTCTTAATAGTGGTTGAACGTTTTAACCTTGCTAGTTTCTTGTAAGAAACTGCAATAAGCTGCTTATTATCAACCGCGTTGGAGACACCCAGCATTAAAGTGCCGTCTTTTCTCAATGTCGGCTTTAATATAGCCGGATCATTTTGAGCCGCGCGCACAACTTCTGTAGCTCCGTGATCCGAACCTGATTCAACAGACATGACCACAGCTTTAGGATTAGCCGCCAAACGGTTACTAATTCTGTTTATCGCAATGCCCAGCCAGATAGCACTCGCAGTACAAAGTATCACAATAAGAAGATATTTGCCCTCGGGATTGTCTGAAAGCTGTTTATGCTTTTGGTTTACATGAAAAATTACGCTCATAACTTTATGGGTGTAACTTTATCCTTTAAGAACTGCGATTTAAAATTTCCTAAAATTTCGTTTAGGCGCGCTTCTTCTACCAGTTCTTGTTTAAGTTCAACATATGCGGTGTGCTCTTCGTCAAAACGATGACCGGTAAAACCGATTCCGCGGGGAAGCATATAAAATTCAATGAAATCAAAGAAGCCGTCGAAAAACTTTTCGATCGCCATTTTTAGCGCTTCTTTTGTGATGATAGTGGTCATAATGCTAATTCATTAACCCAAAATCAAACATCTTGCCAAACTTTCTTTGTAATTAACTTTAACGAACAATTAATTCGTCAAACAGCAGATTATCAGCGACAAAAGTAACTGCACCAATTTGACTGAAGACACGGTGAATGAATTCGACTGAACACCGCATTGCGAGTAAACTGTTTGGAAAATCCGTTTTAAGTGCTGAGCGCTAACGCTCAAAATAGCACTTGTCGTTAAGGAAAGTGAAAGTAAGCGACAGGGTAAAAAACATATAGCCATCCTTAGCACGGCCGTCGCCACGCTGGGTGCCAACAGAGCCGGTGTAAAGGCCGCTGCGCTCACCGGTACGGTCTGACAGCGCTAGCGATACCGGATTGGTAAACTTGGTTTTATCGGCGTAATTGCCGCTTACGTCATCCAGATAGTCTGTAAAAGCTGTACGGTATCCCATATCGGCGATTACGCTCATGTTTCGCAGAAAGTTATATTTAAAGCCCACGCCGTAAGGCACAGTAACAGCAACGTTTTTGTATGGCGCAGCCTGGCCTTCTGTCATCACACTTCGCAATTCATATACGTCGCCCTGATACTTCGCCGTCGGGTTGTAGCTGACAAATCCCACCCCGATGAAGAAGTAAGGAGTAAACGCATTGCGGTCTAAGCCCGGCCGGTAACTCAGCAGGTTAAACTCTCCTATCAATGCGCCCTCATCAATCGGCGTACGAAAACTTAAATTACGGTTATAATCTTCCTGATATTTGGATGTGCTATCGGCGCCGGCGATGATGCCGTGCATATACTGCACTTTTAATGAATAATGCGAAGTGAAGTTATGTTTAATAAAGCCACCATAGGCCGGGCCCGACATTTTAAACGGGTTATGCTGATTAAGGTCGCCAATATAACCTGCACCGCCACCGTTAACGCCAACTTCCCAAAGCTGTGCCTTAGCTGCAAAGGAGATTAAACCGGTAAGAAAAAGCGTAAAGATTAACCTGCGCATCAACAACGTTTAGTAATTGCGGGCATCAAGTCCCCAAAGCAATTTAGTTCTTAACGTGTTTAAATACGTTTCATTATTTAAGCGCACCAAATTGAAGTCGTAAGTGGCTTTTGTGATCTCGAATTTCATGTTCTTATCGATAACCGCAGTGTGTGAGTCGCACGATATTAAATAGTTGGCACTGCGGGTTTCTACCTCGAAGGATAGTGTGCAGCTATCTGGCAATACAATCGGGCGTACGTTTAAATTATGCGGAGACACCGGGGTAATAACTATGGTATCTGACTGTGGAAATATGATAGGGCCACCACAGCTTAGCGAATAGGCAGTTGAACCGGTAGATGTAGATATGATAATTCCATCCCCCCAATACGTGTTTAAAAATTCTCCGTTAAGGTAAGCGTGCATGGTGATCATCGCGGAGTCGTCCCGCTTGTGGAAGGTAATGTCGTTCAAAGCTACATTGTGGTCTTTAAACACATCGTTCTCAGAACTGATACACATCAGTGTGCGGCTGTCTATACTATACTCGCCTTTTAGCACGCTTTTTATAGCCCCTTCTATCTCG
It encodes the following:
- a CDS encoding isoprenyl transferase; this encodes MDYLEQIDKTRVPQHVAIIMDGNGRWAKSKGKLRVFGHHNGISSVSEAVEAADDAGVKFLTLYTFSSENWNRPKYEVNAIMELIVSALTKELPNMMTNNVRMLMIGDAGMLPKRSIKELNNAISKTASNTGLTLVLAISYSSRDEILMATKRIAAKAESGELKADDITDAVFSENLYTSEIPDPELLIRTSGEYRISNFLLWQIAYAELYFTPKLWPDFKREDFFEALLDYQKRERRFGKTSEQVN
- the porG gene encoding type IX secretion system protein PorG; this translates as MRRLIFTLFLTGLISFAAKAQLWEVGVNGGGAGYIGDLNQHNPFKMSGPAYGGFIKHNFTSHYSLKVQYMHGIIAGADSTSKYQEDYNRNLSFRTPIDEGALIGEFNLLSYRPGLDRNAFTPYFFIGVGFVSYNPTAKYQGDVYELRSVMTEGQAAPYKNVAVTVPYGVGFKYNFLRNMSVIADMGYRTAFTDYLDDVSGNYADKTKFTNPVSLALSDRTGERSGLYTGSVGTQRGDGRAKDGYMFFTLSLTFTFLNDKCYFER
- a CDS encoding NAD kinase; translation: MKIAVYGRQFNDMALPYAQKVFEVLAETDVEVYVPQDFHDFLSQKLPNFKYAILDKDKRLKGYIDMFFTLGGDGTLLDTVSVIKDSGIPVLGINFGRLGFLAVVNKGEIEGAIKSVLKGEYSIDSRTLMCISSENDVFKDHNVALNDITFHKRDDSAMITMHAYLNGEFLNTYWGDGIIISTSTGSTAYSLSCGGPIIFPQSDTIVITPVSPHNLNVRPIVLPDSCTLSFEVETRSANYLISCDSHTAVIDKNMKFEITKATYDFNLVRLNNETYLNTLRTKLLWGLDARNY